One window of Schistocerca gregaria isolate iqSchGreg1 unplaced genomic scaffold, iqSchGreg1.2 ptg000673l, whole genome shotgun sequence genomic DNA carries:
- the LOC126318654 gene encoding uncharacterized protein LOC126318654 has protein sequence MEYMQSVSNSQDVLAEEEPFLKYQRLGNSVSEILVKKPVSYLAVHEKFIALGTQWGSIHVLDYDGTEIKQFSSHVASINDISIDIEGEHIASCSQDGSIAIYGLYTDNVARTDYRHPLLSVSIEPHYTKSSRRGFVVGGKSGKLILKASSWISKYDSLLHEGEGVIYCVRWQDSLIAWINEAGARIYDLTSKQIIAYVESPKDFPSDAYPSVVWRSANELIIGWASTVQVVQIKTVSTQISSLSSSKIIEIVAIFETSGYFVCGVAPYNQHFVVLVCGKADETGKETDDFSFPEVHVVTEDGMIICSDLLPMHDSSLYRAADYRLSYSAPVSGDDESQFFWIISPRDIILARPLNFNDHLNWLIERKDYEKALQLVQSASSAGEIDYQDFSLAEIGQRYLEHLLSSGRAQKAAEICPLVLGKDCDLWSYWIMRFEQRGQLSLLVSYIPTQGPVLNSMLYELILNDLLKTNLAAFHRTVAEWPKELYRVENIITIARDRISKIVCKLNVSDNLTVLSSDKANQGLTLAQADELNQDRKHLCEALTHLYIFQEQYDSALDLRIQLNESTFDLVSKYGFDKFTYLNQKILSMVQGNADKAIELLVANTNKIPVEQVVQQLQSERRLLLQYLHRLFENGSEESRPYHDLQIELYTEYDLPKLQRFLTESQTYDFNLALRVCSEKKLYRDMVFIYDRIGSSQEALTVLIDKIGDADATIDYMKKKNEKELWDEGIERCIDKPKFLSALLEKAVGTHISALKLIERIPPGMELSNLCGHLVKILNDQKMQKSLHEACRAVVNADCAALLAQLVNCRKKGRNIILKHEDAV, from the exons ATGGAATACATGCAATCGGTGTCCAACAGCCAGGACGTACTTGCAGAAGAAGAGCCCTTCCTAAAGTACCAACGACTTGGTAATTCAGTGTCGGAAATCCTTGTCAAGAAACCTGTTAGTTATCTGGCCGTACACGAAAAATTCATT GCTCTAGGAACCCAGTGGGGCAGCATTCACGTCTTGGACTACGACGGCACGGAAATCAAGCAGTTCAGCTCACATGTGGCATCTATCAATGATATTTCAATAGACATCGAAGGAGAACACATTGCTTCATGCTCCCAAGATGGGAGTATAGCCATTTATGGGTTATATACTGACAATGTGGCGCGCACTGATTACAGACATCCGCTGCTCTCCGTCTCAATTGAACCTCACTACACAAAGTCTAGTCGCCGGGGATTTGTAGTCGGGGGAAAAAGTGGAAAGCTCATTCTCAAAGCGAGCAGTTGGATCAGCAAATATGACTCACTGCTTCATGAAGGAGAAGGCGTCATCTATTGCGTGCGATGGCAAGATTCCTTGATTGCATGGATCAATGAGGCGGGTGCCAGAATTTACGATTTGACATCAAAGCAAATAATTGCCTATGTTGAAAGTCCAAAAGACTTCCCCTCGGATGCTTATCCTTCGGTTGTCTGGAGGAGCGCGAATGAGTTAATCATTGGCTGGGCGAGCACCGTTCAAGTTGTACAGATCAAGACAGTCTCGACCCAGATTTCCTCTTTATCATCTTCAAAAATAATCGAGATCGTGGCTATTTTCGAAACCAGTGGTTATTTCGTCTGTGGGGTCGCCCCCTACAACCAGCACTTTGTGGTGCTAGTCTGTGGAAAGGCTGACGAAACTGGAAAAGAAACAGACGATTTTTCTTTTCCAGAGGTGCATGTTGTAACTGAGGACGGTATGATTATCTGCTCAGACCTCCTTCCTATGCACGATTCTTCGCTGTACCGAGCAGCCGATTATCGGCTGTCTTATTCGGCTCCTGTCTCCGGTGACGACGAGAGTCAATTCTTTTGGATCATTTCTCCTAGAGACATTATTTTGGCGAGGCCCCTCAATTTCAACGATCATTTGAATTGGCTCATAGAGCGTAAGGACTATGAGAAGGCCTTACAGCTCGTTCAATCCGCATCTTCCGCAGGCGAAATCGACTATCAAGATTTTAGCCTAGCTGAAATTGGGCAGAGATACCTCGAACATTTACTCTCATCTGGACGAGCTCAAAAGGCGGCCGAAATATGCCCACTGGTTTTGGGAAAGGATTGCGATTTGTGGAGCTATTGGATTATGCGGTTCGAGCAGCGAGGCCAGCTCAGCCTACTCGTCTCCTATATACCAACTCAGGGTCCTGTTCTGAACTCTATGCTTTACGAGTTGATTTTGAATGACCTTTTGAAGACCAATTTGGCCGCATTTCATCGCACCGTGGCTGAATGGCCGAAGGAGCTCTATCGAGTCGAGAACATCATTACAATAGCCAGGGACCGTATTTCCAAAATTGTCTGCAAGCTCAACGTGTCCGATAACCTCACTGTCTTGAGCAGCGATAAAGCAAATCAAGGCTTGACTCTTGCACAAGCTGATGAGCTGAATCAAGACCGAAAGCATTTGTGTGAAGCGCTCACGCATCTGTACATATTTCAAGAGCAATACGACTCAGCCCTCGATTTACGTATTCAGTTGAACGAGAGCACATTTGATCTGGTCTCCAAGTACGGATTTGACAAATTTACATATCTAAATCAGAAGATTCTTTCAATGGTTCAGGGTAATGCTGATAAAGCGATTGAGCTGCTCGTCGCGAACACAAACAAAATTCCCGTGGAACAAGTGGTACAACAATTGCAGTCAGAAAGGCGTCTCCTTCTTCAGTACTTGCACAGGTTATTTGAGAACGGCTCAGAGGAGAGCCGACCTTATCACGATTTGCAAATTGAGTTATACACCGAATACGACCTACCAAAGCTACAACGTTTCTTGACTGAATCGCAAACATACGATTTTAACTTGGCACTCCGTGTGTGCTCCGAAAAGAAGTTGTACCGCGACATGGTTTTTATCTACGACCGAATCGGGAGTTCACAAGAGGCGTTAACCGTCTTGATTGACAAAATTGGTGATGCAGACGCAACGATTGATTATATGAAAAAGAAAAACGAGAAGGAGCTTTGGGATGAAGGAATCGAGCGTTGTATTGATAAGCCCAAATTTTTGTCTGCCTTGCTCGAAAAGGCAGTTGGTACTCACATCAGCGCGTTGAAGTTGATAGAAAGGATTCCACCGGGCATGGAATTATCTAATTTGTGTGGTCACTTGGTGAAAATACTCAACGATCAAAAAATGCAAAAGTCGTTACATGAAGCCTGTAGAGCAGTCGTGAATGCGGATTGCGCTGCGTTACTGGCTCAGCTGGTGAACTGCCGAAAGAAGGGTAGGAATATCATATTGAAACACGAGGATGCGGTTTGA
- the LOC126318655 gene encoding uncharacterized protein LOC126318655 — MRMLQDKPSPPCCKVLMKESDWNLAWIQARKDCLSRAPSSIPSDHIIFTDGDVPFILYLAKNLQKKPKSFFHNYLRSGDDSYDPFLHPSKNPLYIGSPNDDYSILLNKFNLVENHLVVVTENPESQLDPLKLADFEILWKCVSRLNMIGFYNCGPLSGASVSHKHMQFIPLPDIRELAEMNINLPIEKLIQRDSLDIENAVPFINRKIPFYNYCFQFNSNDVPQETIIKKTYEAYVKIMDSVTKNLSLTNTTPSYNFLLTKRWMLVVPRSQAHYENSDLSINSLAFSGSLFVKNMYQYNSIRHLGPMNVLKRVTFPHLF; from the exons ATGAGAATGTTGCAAGATAAACCTTCACCTCCCTGCTGTAAGGTCCTGATGAAAGAGAGTGACTGGAATTTGGCATGGATTCAAGCCAGAAAGGATTGCCTTTCTAGAGCACCCTCTTCCATACCTAGCGACCATATTATATTCACAGATGGCGATGTCCCG TTCATTTTGTACCTGGCGAAAAATCTTCAAAAAAAACCCAAAAGTTTTTTCCATAATTATTTGCGAAGTGGCGATGATAGCTATGATCCCTTTTTGCATCCGTCTAAAAACCCTCTCTACATTGGCTCTCCTAACGACGATTACAGCATACTTCTTAATAAATTCAACCTTGTCGAAAATCACCTTGTCGTTGTCACCGAGAATCCAGAATCCCAACTTGACCCTTTGAAATTGGCAGATTTTGAAATACTTTGGAAATGCGTCTCTCGCTTAAATATGATCGGATTTTATAATTGTGGTCCTCTTTCCGGGGCTAGTGTATCTCATAAACATATGCAGTTCATTCCCCTTCCTGACATCCGTGAGCTCGCTGAAATGAATATAAATCTACCTATTGAAAAGCTCATTCAACGTGATTCATTAGACATTGAAAATGCAGTGCCTTTCATAAACCGTAAGATCCCGTTTTACAATTATTGCTTTCAGTTCAATTCAAATGATGTACCTCAAGAAACCATTATTAAGAAAACATATGAAGCATATGTCAAAATAATGGATTCTGTCACTAAAAATCTTTCGCTGACAAATACAACCCCTTCGTACAACTTTCTGCTAACTAAGCGCTGGATGCTAGTTgttcccagaagtcaagcacattacgAAAATTCTGACCTATCAATTAATTCACTCGCATTTTCTGGGAGCTTGTTTGTAAAAAACATGTATCAATACAATTCAATACGGCATCTGGGGCCCATGAACGTTTTAAAGAGGGTAACATTTCCACATCTATTTTAA
- the LOC126318658 gene encoding OTU domain-containing protein DDB_G0284757-like yields MQLLRIATQLEDVLPTNIYFEVVNSSREHASEALRIDRLEKEHTLATWLWCLSFLWQARKVKILQYKRALLEKCKENAVKTFRSKVKMQETGNSIYDLSPIYLASCCYMLGDQEYIYWIDKCIADSTSVQLEDLVDLHPLSHCDWYKKLVQENSRIMNVLGPFLLKSVYRLDSKTEILRSMYKSRTLTNSSLEKSIYTEVSPFSEQQRSDKENKWMLETKQRMRERLALYSMRERKEVPQDGNCQMNSLSDQLYGTFEYAGYIRGQIVAWLRKNAEMELENGAKLLDFCADPTGWESYCNSMEKSGTWGDHLTLVAAAEVFSAVIVIISSSKDSCECLHIISPQKKPKKLIQLCHYEEFHYGTIEICP; encoded by the exons ATGCAGCTTCTTAGAATAGCAACACAGTTAGAAGACGTTTTACCGACGAATATCTATTTTGAGGTCGTGAACAGTTCTAGAGAGCATGCATCTGAGGCACTGAGAATAGATAGACTAGAAAAAGAGCACACACTGGCCACTTGGTTGTGGTGCTTATCTTTTTTGTGGCAGGCGAGAAAAGTTAAAATATTACAATACAAAAGAGCGCTCTTAGAAAAA TGTAAAGAAAATGCGGTGAAGACGTTTAGATCTAAAGTAAAAATGCAGGAAACTGGCAATTCGATATACGACTTATCTCCTATTTACTTGGCTAGTTGTTGCTACATGCTAGGGGATCAGGAATACATATATTGGATAGATAAGTGCATTGCGGATTCGACGTCCGTTCAGCTAGAGGACTTAGTTGATTTACATCCATTGTCTCACTGCGATTGGTACAAAAAGCTGGTACAAGAGAACTCGAGAATCATGAACGTCCTGGGACCCTTCCTCTTGAAATCAGTTTATAGATTAGACAGCAAAACGGAAATTTTACGCAGCATGTATAAGAGCCGAACTTTGACTAATAGCTCCCTAGAAAAATCGATTTACACAGAGGTCAGCCCCTTTAGTGAACAACAAAGATCTGATAAGGAGAATAaatggatgttggaaaccaagcaaAGAATGCGTGAGAGGTTAGCACTGTATTCAATGCGAGAGAGGAAAGAAGTGCCCCAAGACGGGAACTGCCAAATGAACTCGCTGTCTGACCAACTCTATGGAACGTTTGAGTACGCTGGATATATTCGGGGTCAGATTGTAGCTTGGCTTCGCAAAAATGCTGAAATGGAGTTAGAAAACGGCGCAAAACTCCTTGATTTTTGCGCCGATCCTACCGGATGGGAAAGCTATTGTAATTCGATGGAAAAATCAGGAACTTGGGGAGACCATTTAACGCTTGTAGCTGCGGCCGAGGTATTCAGTGCAGTCATAGTCATCATCAGTTCAAGTAAAGACAGTTGTGAATGTTTACATATTATTTCCCctcaaaaaaaaccaaaaaaattaatacaattgtGTCATTACGAAGAGTTTCACTACGGTACAATTGAGATTTGTCCATGA
- the LOC126318640 gene encoding probable dimethyladenosine transferase, which produces MAGAIKGINERKAALRDAIKPYSRAATQAKSPVNSTVSTFQLNKVYGQHLLKNPAILDAMIEKAQLKSSDTVLEIGSGTGNLTMRLLPLVKRVVAIEVDPRMVAELQRRVASTEHRHKLTLILGDAIKTEFPYFDVCLSNTPYQISSPLTFKLLSHRPIFREAFLMFQREFALRLVAEPADPLYCRLSINTQLLCKPTHVMKIGKNNFRPPPKVESSIISLKPYNPPPPVNFLEWDGLVRIAFSRKNKTMKAIFKKDKVVGLIYDNYRTHCSLHNIPVDKDCTTEHMKKTVLDILEKSGLADKRSNKMNLNDFLTLLNAFNSNLIHFT; this is translated from the exons ATGGCAGGGGCCATCAAGGGGATAAACGAGAGAAAGGCGGCTCTGAGAGATGCCATCAAACCCTATTCTCGCGCTGCGACGCAGGCGAAATCCCCCGTTAATTCTACCGTCAGCACTTTCCAACTCA ATAAGGTATACGGGCAACACTTGCTGAAAAATCCCGCTATATTGGATGCCATGATCGAAAAA GCGCAGCTGAAGAGCTCGGACACAGTTTTGGAAATTGGTTCCGGAACTGGAAATCTGACCATGCGGCTTCTTCCGCTGGTCAAGAGAGTTGTTGCCATTGAAGTCGATCCTAGAATGGTAGCGGAGCTCCAAAGACGTGTTGCGTCTACGGAACACCGGCACAAACTCACGCTGATACTGGGGGATGCGATTAAGACAGAATTTCCGTACTTTGATGTCTGTCTGTCGAACACTCCTTACCAAATTTCCTCCCCTCTCACCTTCAAACTGCTGTCCCACCGCCCCATCTTTCGCGAAGCATTCCTCATGTTTCAGCGTGAATTCGCACTTCGACTGGTCGCGGAGCCGGCCGACCCGCTATACTGCAGACTCTCCATCAACACACAATTGCTGTGCAAACCTACACACGTCATGAAAATTGGAAAAAACAATTTCAGGCCGCCCCCAAAAGTGGAGTCGAGCATTATAAGCCTCAAACCCTATAACCCGCCTCCACCTGTCAATTTCTTGGAATGGGACGGACTGGTGAGAATCGCGTTTTCCCGCAAAAACAAAACCATGAAGGCAATTTTCAAAAAAGACAAAGTCGTCGGTCTGATTTACGACAACTACAGAACTCACTGCTCGCTCCACAACATTCCGGTAGATAAGGACTGCACGACCGAACACATGAAAAAAACAGTCCTGGACATCCTGGAGAAATCCGGATTGGCGGACAAAAGGAGCAACAAAATGAATCTGAATGACTTTCTGACCCTCTTAAACGCCTTTAACAGCAATCTTATCCATTTCACTTAA
- the LOC126318639 gene encoding uncharacterized protein LOC126318639, translating into MKRSEDGGESGERWFMGVLALQRGRDVGLGAKFRADALRALARCNLDAVASPRGLSKGGALERAIKYLEQAQELHNEPVGQLLLIEAYWMAGRKEGDAMFEGVLNGRKVELSKCQSLMSAVTRSGRGEIVEAILERSMEEGKGWSENELSELRLMQLEVLVNAWKAAESTERLDCRLERVVDDCIRRCEEAETACEKNEQRLYVLCWELATECYKARKWTEAIRWFERVVRVGLSWAGREERVELKAKCLCLLAKCYLNLESLDEALKCGESALEAMPTFLPGLAVLFELYLKQDRIEGIHEVINKVMRIDEAEWGRCKEVLSPIYLIEMLIGQALEYQRSEVTLKVLEALLTAIGSREKTILQRLKLSYGFVLRTALKMMWTELAKCECRLEEDGEREGEGPKGASLKAVKEWINRAGYLIRKASQVLKKVGKVLFFGSSPLAESGPRQDEELTWMSHYSFNLAVKAQNYKLFENAHDLFIESAHFCKRTEVESAEPLKQQRKCRVLAISSILLMYTSSPYDASRGTKEEVSSSKMKKGLEGALQHVLLCYRLTERISEMSASTKTGETSIGADKVKVDCNNIGEDGRLFEDENSMRVLLFLLDFELRVLLRHPSQELFSLLNYREDFAEPHIMIRALENLSWFIWERHQGRYSLRLVGLELCYRLDALYRKKWSSSKSDQGGLGHDLLTWLSNLRRAVSFCPDKSESLQIYRRISELLTLKEGTREEAGASEDVQRQVQWLVIEAYNNGVYYSRLGKYEVSAKWLATAISLLPYYVQKNEFEGTLLGAHEQVLKKL; encoded by the coding sequence ATGAAGAGGTCAGAAGACGGGGGGGAGAGTGGTGAGAGGTGGTTCATGGGGGTGTTGGCGCTACAGAGGGGTCGCGACGTGGGTTTGGGTGCGAAGTTTCGGGCCGACGCGTTGAGGGCGTTGGCGAGGTGCAATTTGGACGCGGTGGCTTCGCCGAGGGGCTTGTCGAAGGGCGGGGCGCTCGAGAGGGCTATAAAGTATTTGGAGCAGGCGCAGGAGCTGCACAACGAGCCGGTGGGCCAGTTGTTGTTGATAGAGGCGTATTGGATGGCGGGGAGGAAGGAGGGTGACGCGATGTTCGAGGGGGTGCTGAATGGCAGGAAGGTGGAGTTGTCGAAGTGCCAGTCGTTGATGTCGGCGGTGACAAGGAGCGGGAGGGGCGAAATCGTGGAGGCGATATTGGAGAGGTCGATGGAGGAGGGAAAAGGGTGGAGTGAGAACGAGTTGAGTGAGCTTCGACTGATGCAATTGGAAGTGCTGGTGAACGCGTGGAAGGCGGCGGAGAGCACGGAGCGGCTGGACTGCCGTTTAGAGAGGGTGGTAGACGACTGCATAAGGCGGTGCGAGGAGGCGGAGACGGCGTGTGAAAAAAATGAGCAGAGATTGTACGTGTTGTGTTGGGAGTTGGCCACAGAGTGCTACAAGGCGAGGAAGTGGACGGAGGCGATTAGGTGGTTCGAGAGAGTGGTGAGGGTTGGTTTGTCGTGGGCCGGGAGAGAGGAGAGAGTGGAATTGAAGGCGAAGTGCTTGTGTTTGTTGGCGAAGTGTTACTTGAATTTGGAGTCGCTGGACGAGGCGTTGAAGTGCGGCGAGTCGGCGTTGGAGGCGATGCCGACGTTTTTGCCGGGGTTGGCAGTTTTGTTCGAGTTGTACTTGAAACAAGACAGAATAGAGGGAATTCACGAGGTGATCAACAAGGTGATGAGGATAGACGAGGCGGAGTGGGGGAGGTGCAAGGAGGTGCTGTCGCCGATCTACTTGATAGAGATGTTGATTGGACAGGCGTTGGAGTATCAGAGGAGCGAGGTGACGCTGAAGGTGTTGGAGGCGTTGCTGACGGCAATTGGGAGTCGAGAGAAGACGATATTGCAGAGGCTGAAGTTGAGTTACGGGTTTGTGTTGAGGACGGCGTTGAAGATGATGTGGACGGAGCTGGCCAAGTGCGAGTGCCGCTTGGAGGAGGACggcgagagggagggagaggggccgAAAGGGGCGAGTTTGAAAGCGGTCAAGGAGTGGATAAACCGGGCGGGGTACTTGATTCGGAAGGCGTCTCAGGTGCTGAAAAAAGTCGGCAAGGTTTTGTTCTTCGGCTCGTCACCGCTGGCTGAAAGCGGTCCTCGGCAGGATGAGGAGCTGACGTGGATGAGCCATTACTCCTTCAATTTGGCGGTGAAGGCGCAAAATTACAAGTTGTTCGAGAACGCGCACGATTTGTTCATTGAGAGCGCGCATTTTTGTAAGCGCACGGAAGTCGAGTCGGCGGAGCCGTTGAAGCAACAGAGGAAGTGCAGAGTGTTGGCGATTAGTTCGATTTTGCTGATGTACACGTCGTCGCCGTACGACGCTTCGCGCGGTACGAAGGAGGAGGTCAGCTCCTCGAAGATGAAGAAGGGTCTGGAGGGCGCGCTTCAGCACGTGTTGCTGTGCTATCGTCTCACAGAGAGGATCTCCGAGATGAGCGCGTCGACAAAGACGGGCGAGACGTCGATTGGTGCGGACAAGGTGAAGGTGGATTGTAATAATATAGGGGAAGATGGTCGTTTGTTTGAAGATGAAAACTCGATGAGAGTGCTGCTATTTTTGTTAGATTTTGAGCTTCGAGTTTTGCTTCGGCATCCGTCTCAAGAGCTTTTTTCTTTGTTGAATTACCGAGAGGATTTCGCGGAGCCGCATATAATGATCCGCGCGTTAGAAAATTTGTCTTGGTTTATTTGGGAGAGGCATCAAGGAAGGTATTCCCTTCGCCTTGTTGGTTTGGAGTTATGCTATCGCTTGGATGCGTTGTACAGGAAGAAGTGGTCCTCCTCCAAGAGCGACCAAGGCGGCCTTGGGCACGACCTTTTGACCTGGCTGTCGAACCTCCGTCGCGCCGTGTCCTTCTGTCCCGACAAGTCCGAGAGTTTGCAGATTTACCGGAGAATTTCAGAGTTGCTCACTTTGAAGGAGGGGACAAGGGAGGAGGCGGGTGCCAGCGAGGACGTGCAGCGACAGGTGCAGTGGCTGGTGATCGAGGCGTACAACAATGGCGTTTATTATTCTAGGCTCGGAAAGTACGAAGTGTCGGCCAAATGGCTAGCCACGGCCATCTCTCTGCTACCATACTATGTGCAAAAAAATGAGTTCGAGGGGACACTCCTAGGGGCGCATGAACAAGTGCTCAAAAAGTTGTAA
- the LOC126318643 gene encoding COP9 signalosome complex subunit 2-like — protein MADYDDSMLFSDDSGDEEKSDLEENDPIVKAEHLYFEAKDLESEDPEEMLRCFELVLETEPSKGKWGFKSLKKMIKILYTLGRMEEVLKNFNRLLKEYSNLIIGKEEAMNKLLDFIRNSPHITEIYTQTFKELEKRGNMKAMLRLELRYLKVLLDARNYELLEKKIVEVHQHCLLPDGEEDLSKSNELIEMYALQICMYSARGNTRVLKELYEKALRIRGLCNPRVTGVIYQCGGKMYMKEKNWLAANTDFFEAFKNFDDAGARAQSTECLRYLVLTNMLSGSTINPFHEQRARSYQDCEEIEAMTSLVEAYQRHDITEFKKRLQASSALLLSDPLIAEHLNDLMKALHCGALVERVRPYTRIALSYIASELSVPVEEVEALVIELILDGKIKGKVDQVTRVLRLESRKVKESQFEALTRLSASADALNEALFSNLR, from the exons ATGGCCGACTATGACGATAGCATGTTGTTCAGCGATGACTCTGGCGATGAAGAAAAAAGTGACTTGGAAGAGAACGATCCAATAGTCAAGGCAGAGCATCTCTACTTCGAGGCTAAAG ACTTGGAGTCCGAGGACCCGGAGGAGATGCTGAGGTGTTTTGAGTTGGTGCTAGAAACAGAGCCGAGCAAGGGGAAATG GGGGTTCAAATCGCTGAAGAAGATgatcaagattttgtatacgctggGCCGTATGGAGGAAGTGTTAAAGAACTTCAACAGGTTATTGAAGGAGTATTCGAATTTGATCATAGGGAAGGAGGAGGCGATGAACAAGTTGCTTGACTTTATTCGCAATTCGCCGCATATCACGGAGATATACACACAGACGTTCAAGGAGCTTGAGAAGAGAGGGAACATG AAGGCGATGTTGAGGTTGGAACTgaggtatttgaaggtgttgctcGACGCGAGGAACTACGAGTTATTGGAAAAG AAAATTGTGGAGGTGCACCAGCATTGCTTGTTGCCGGACGGTGAGGAGGACTTGTCGAAGTCGAACGAGTTGATAGAGATGTATGCGCTGCAGATATGTATGTACTCCGCTCGTGGGAACACAAGGGTGTTGAAGGAGCTCTACGAGAAGGCGTTGAGAATTAGAGGGTTGTGCAATCCTAGAGTGACTGGGGTGATTTACCAATGTGGGGGGAAGATGTACATGAAGGAGAAGAATTGGCTCGCGGCGAACACGGATTTTTTTGAGGCGTTTAAGAATTTTGACGATGCGGGCGCTCGAGCTCAGAGCACGGAGTGCTTGAGGTATTTGGTGCTGACGAATATGCTGAGCGGGTCCACGATCAATCCGTTTCACGAGCAAAGAGCTCGTTCGTATCAGGACTGCGAGGAGATAGAGGCGATGACTTCCCTTGTGGAGGCTTATCAAAGGCACGACATTACCGAGTTTAAGAAGAGGTTGCAGGCGAGTTCGGCGCTGCTCTTAAGTGACCCGCTGATAGCGGAGCATTTGAACGACTTGATGAAGGCGCTGCACTGCGGCGCGCTGGTTGAGCGCGTGAGGCCTTACACGCGGATTGCGCTGTCGTACATTGCGTCGGAGCTGAGCGTGCCCGTGGAGGAGGTGGAGGCGCTGGTGATCGAGTTGATTTTGGACGGAAAGATCAAAGGGAAGGTCGATCAGGTGACGCGGGTTTTGAGGCTGGAGAGCAGGAAGGTCAAGGAGAGCCAGTTTGAGGCGTTGACGAGACTTTCTGCGAGCGCGGACGCGCTGAACGAGGCGCTGTTTTCGAACCTCAGGTAG